Proteins co-encoded in one Schistocerca cancellata isolate TAMUIC-IGC-003103 chromosome 5, iqSchCanc2.1, whole genome shotgun sequence genomic window:
- the LOC126187733 gene encoding protein tipE-like — protein sequence MDPEEATMIMGEEGGGGGGGLEPAEETPEVKTLLQKAKFYTSLCLGTTAVLSVFGFLFLIPFVVDPAISAIVSDYESEPITCATVEHVYAEGLRNCSWASCREGCTTAPARCHQILVNYSREPYAAGSARNFSPLPNWDVVGTRFFINTEGCGYPPSVNCSVFAKKFRGDGDEMAVKQPFPCYFSRAYPEMVVARYDWDENLRHLILALVVPTLLFGVSVGVLAYWYCPGCRRLCHKPYREKYTPKDEDMEEDDDFFDEGAY from the coding sequence ATGGACCCCGAAGAGGCGACAATGATAATGGGAGAAGAgggcgggggtggcggcggcggcctgGAACCAGCAGAAGAGACTCCGGAAGTAAAAACACTTTTGCAAAAGGCAAAGTTTTACACTTCGCTTTGCCTTGGTACCACAGCTGTTCTTTCAGTATTTGGCTTTCTGTTCCTAATTCCCTTTGTAGTAGATCCAGCAATATCCGCAATTGTGTCCGACTATGAATCTGAACCTATAACGTGTGCAACTGTGGAACATGTTTATGCAGAAGGACTGCGTAATTGTTCCTGGGCGTCTTGTCGTGAGGGCTGCACGACTGCGCCCGCTCGTTGTCATCAGATTCTTGTTAACTACAGCCGCGAGCCGTATGCAGCTGGCTCTGCCCGCAACTTCAGCCCACTTCCAAATTGGGATGTTGTTGGCACACGTTTCTTCATCAACACGGAAGGCTGTGGGTACCCGCCAAGTGTGAACTGTTCAGTTTTTGCCAAGAAATTCCGAGGtgatggagatgaaatggcagTGAAGCAACCATTCCCATGTTATTTCAGCCGCGCCTATCCAGAAATGGTTGTTGCCAGGTATGACTGGGATGAAAATCTGCGCCATCTAATCCTCGCCCTTGTCGTGCCAACACTATTGTTTGGGGTGTCTGTTGGCGTGCTTGCATACTGGTACTGCCCTGGTTGCCGTAGACTGTGTCACAAGCCCTACCGTGAGAAATACACACCCAAAGATGAAGATATGGAGGAAGACGATGACTTCTTTGATGAAGGAGCCTATTGA